Proteins encoded within one genomic window of Bemisia tabaci chromosome 2, PGI_BMITA_v3:
- the LOC109040128 gene encoding uncharacterized protein, with amino-acid sequence MAFKLYILAALVAVAQAQYPSYAYGGATSSASFSLGPAKAYAPAYAPAYVAPAYKPAYVAPAYKPAYVAPAYKPAYVAPAYHAPAYVAPAYHAPAYVAPAAYHAPAYVAPAYHAPAYKAPAYAAPVYPDAHPAYNFAYTVNDPHTYDVKSQEESRDGDYVKGTYSLVEPDGSKRVVTYADNGYGFEAVVHKEPGSHPAYAPKAYAPAYAPAYPAPYHG; translated from the coding sequence CTTTATATCTTAGCAGCTCTCGTAGCCGTAGCACAGGCTCAATACCCAAGCTACGCCTATGGAGGCGCTACATCCTCCGCCTCATTCTCGCTTGGCCCAGCTAAGGCATACGCTCCCGCCTACGCACCAGCCTACGTCGCCCCCGCCTACAAACCAGCCTACGTCGCCCCCGCTTACAAACCAGCCTACGTAGCCCCGGCCTACAAACCCGCCTACGTCGCGCCCGCCTACCACGCCCCAGCATACGTCGCCCCCGCCTACCACGCACCCGCCTACGTGGCTCCCGCCGCCTACCACGCACCAGCCTACGTCGCCCCCGCTTACCACGCACCCGCCTACAAGGCCCCCGCGTACGCTGCCCCAGTCTACCCTGACGCCCACCCCGCCTACAACTTCGCCTACACCGTCAACGACCCACACACCTACGACGTCAAGAGCCAGGAGGAATCCAGGGACGGAGACTACGTTAAGGGAACTTACTCGTTAGTCGAACCTGACGGTAGCAAGCGAGTGGTGACCTACGCCGACAACGGATACGGTTTCGAAGCCGTTGTCCACAAGGAACCCGGATCTCACCCCGCCTACGCTCCCAAGGCCTACGCCCCCGCCTACGCACCAGCGTACCCCGCCCCCTACCACGGGTAA